From Variimorphobacter saccharofermentans, one genomic window encodes:
- the ilvN gene encoding acetolactate synthase small subunit, producing MKRMVLSILVENTAGVLSRVAGLFSRRGYNIDSLTVGETQDPSISRMTVLAHGDDQILDQIRKQLLKLEDVIEIKELAPGESVTRELILVKVNATEQNRQDIISVANIFRAKIVDVAMESLMIELTGNQDKINAFIKLLEPYTIKELVRTGITGLSRGSGDISDFDD from the coding sequence ATGAAGAGGATGGTATTATCGATTTTGGTAGAGAATACTGCCGGTGTACTCAGCCGAGTAGCTGGATTATTTAGTAGAAGAGGATATAATATTGATAGTTTGACGGTCGGTGAGACACAGGATCCATCAATATCCCGTATGACAGTATTAGCTCATGGAGATGACCAGATACTGGACCAGATACGTAAGCAATTACTGAAACTCGAAGATGTTATTGAGATTAAGGAGCTGGCACCGGGGGAATCTGTGACAAGAGAGTTAATATTGGTTAAGGTAAATGCTACAGAGCAAAATCGGCAGGATATCATATCCGTTGCGAATATTTTTAGAGCAAAGATTGTGGATGTAGCTATGGAATCACTTATGATTGAACTTACTGGTAATCAGGATAAAATCAATGCCTTTATCAAACTATTAGAGCCATATACGATTAAAGAACTGGTTAGAACCGGTATCACAGGACTTTCCAGAGGCTCGGGTGATATTTCTGATTTTGATGATTAA
- a CDS encoding glycosyltransferase family 2 protein → MSTVAIIMATYNGEKYVGDQIDSILGSSYQDFELFIHDDGSKDGTLPLLRTYEEQYPDKIHVYQNVTNMGVTMNFLNALCHTTSDYIMFCDQDDVWKNNKIAITLKRIRHMEAQLGKDRPLAVFTDAVVVDQNLNVIKNSFFCSSHLNTRKTDLPHMLMENKLIGCTVMVNAALRKVIHTHELPTNARFHDWWVGLIASAFGKIGFINDGTLLYRQHGGNVVGDIGFGAYIKNRITSIQMQKEALRALERQAIDFLHIYGELLNDHNKEILEQFAYLSQENMIRKRMILIKYGYLKTGIIRNIGLMLMI, encoded by the coding sequence ATGAGTACAGTGGCTATCATAATGGCAACCTATAACGGGGAAAAGTATGTTGGAGATCAAATTGATTCAATACTGGGTTCAAGCTATCAGGATTTTGAACTTTTTATTCATGATGATGGTTCTAAAGATGGGACGCTTCCTTTACTACGGACTTATGAGGAGCAATATCCGGATAAAATTCATGTTTATCAGAATGTGACCAATATGGGTGTTACGATGAATTTTCTCAATGCATTATGCCATACCACTTCGGACTATATTATGTTCTGTGATCAGGATGATGTCTGGAAGAATAATAAAATAGCTATTACACTAAAAAGAATCAGACACATGGAGGCCCAGTTAGGGAAAGATAGGCCATTGGCAGTATTCACAGATGCAGTTGTGGTGGATCAAAACCTGAATGTGATAAAGAATTCCTTTTTCTGCTCCAGTCATCTGAATACCAGAAAAACGGATCTTCCTCATATGTTGATGGAAAATAAACTGATAGGCTGCACCGTTATGGTAAATGCTGCTCTTAGAAAGGTAATTCATACTCATGAGCTCCCGACAAATGCACGCTTTCATGATTGGTGGGTCGGTCTCATTGCATCAGCATTCGGAAAAATCGGCTTTATTAATGATGGCACCTTACTATATCGTCAGCATGGTGGGAATGTGGTCGGAGATATTGGGTTTGGAGCCTATATAAAGAATCGTATCACATCCATCCAGATGCAGAAGGAGGCATTGCGCGCGTTAGAACGTCAAGCTATCGACTTTCTTCATATATATGGAGAACTGTTAAATGATCATAATAAAGAAATTCTAGAGCAGTTTGCGTATCTAAGTCAGGAAAATATGATACGAAAAAGAATGATTTTGATAAAATACGGATATTTGAAAACAGGGATTATTCGGAATATAGGACTTATGTTAATGATATGA
- a CDS encoding transposase, with the protein MEVKICKNCRRLFNYIYGPELCPNCVKLLPNVDKEETNKLLTARLRPLVIEDELKFQAVKEYIMKNPRASIIQIADDNDVTPSQLLKWIREDRLEFSDDSEYAWFTCEKCGVKIRSGRLCNRCKAGL; encoded by the coding sequence ATGGAAGTAAAAATATGTAAGAATTGCAGAAGATTGTTCAATTATATTTATGGTCCTGAGTTATGTCCAAACTGTGTTAAATTACTACCCAATGTGGATAAAGAGGAAACGAATAAATTATTAACAGCTAGACTGCGGCCATTGGTGATTGAAGATGAATTAAAGTTCCAGGCGGTAAAGGAATATATTATGAAAAATCCGCGTGCTTCCATCATTCAAATCGCTGATGATAACGATGTTACTCCTTCGCAATTACTGAAGTGGATACGGGAAGATCGTTTGGAGTTTTCTGATGATTCCGAGTACGCTTGGTTTACCTGTGAGAAATGTGGAGTAAAGATTCGAAGTGGGCGTTTATGCAATCGTTGTAAAGCAGGACTATAA
- a CDS encoding DUF2975 domain-containing protein, with the protein MSRSPLIRFTKLLLDFMFFSGILICITVPFIFKEAGKYFSIFKDYYIPYCVIFMIAGVFALIILWELRRMFHTVIKENPFVKENVTSLKRMGLCSFIITVIMAVRLFFVVTPAALVLVTVFVVAGLFSLVLSQVFDQAVTYKLENDLTI; encoded by the coding sequence ATGAGTAGGAGTCCCTTAATCAGATTTACAAAACTATTACTAGATTTTATGTTCTTTTCCGGAATCCTAATATGCATTACAGTACCCTTTATCTTTAAGGAGGCAGGGAAGTATTTCAGTATTTTTAAAGACTACTACATTCCCTATTGTGTGATATTTATGATAGCAGGCGTATTTGCATTGATTATTCTGTGGGAACTGCGAAGAATGTTTCATACAGTAATAAAGGAGAATCCCTTTGTGAAGGAGAATGTCACCTCCCTAAAGCGTATGGGTCTATGCTCCTTCATTATTACAGTTATTATGGCGGTTCGGCTCTTCTTTGTTGTTACACCAGCAGCGCTGGTACTGGTTACGGTGTTCGTGGTGGCTGGTTTATTTTCACTGGTACTATCCCAGGTATTTGATCAGGCGGTTACTTATAAACTCGAAAATGACTTAACCATATAG
- the ilvC gene encoding ketol-acid reductoisomerase, translated as MAKIFYQQDCNLSLLEGKTVAVIGYGSQGHAHALNAKESGVNVIIGLYEGSKSWAKAEAAGFEVYTAAEAAKRADIIMILINDEKQAKMYKESIEPNLQPGNALMFAHGFAIHFGQIIPPKDVDVLMIAPKGPGHTVRSQYLEGQGVPCLIAVHQNATGKAHDIGLAYALAIGGARAGVLQTTFREETETDLFGEQAVLCGGVTALMKAGFEVLVEAGYEPESAYFECIHEMKLIVDLINESGFAGMRYSISNTAEYGDYITGPKIITEDTKNAMRKVLSDIQDGTFARNWLLENQIGCTNFNAKRRIESEHQLEKVGAELRNMMSWTKKSKLIEN; from the coding sequence ATGGCTAAGATTTTTTATCAACAGGATTGTAATCTTTCCTTATTAGAAGGAAAAACAGTTGCGGTAATCGGCTACGGAAGCCAGGGACATGCACATGCATTAAATGCAAAGGAATCCGGTGTTAATGTTATTATTGGTCTTTATGAAGGAAGTAAATCCTGGGCGAAGGCAGAAGCAGCAGGATTTGAAGTATATACTGCAGCTGAAGCAGCGAAGAGAGCAGATATTATCATGATTCTAATCAATGATGAGAAGCAGGCTAAAATGTATAAAGAATCAATTGAGCCCAATTTACAGCCAGGAAATGCATTAATGTTCGCTCATGGTTTTGCAATTCATTTCGGTCAGATTATTCCGCCTAAGGATGTAGACGTATTAATGATTGCTCCTAAGGGACCTGGACATACAGTTAGAAGCCAGTACTTAGAGGGACAGGGAGTTCCTTGCTTGATCGCTGTTCATCAGAATGCTACAGGAAAAGCACATGATATTGGACTTGCTTATGCCCTTGCAATTGGTGGAGCAAGAGCAGGTGTTCTTCAGACAACCTTCAGAGAAGAAACTGAGACGGACTTATTCGGTGAGCAGGCAGTTCTTTGCGGTGGTGTAACTGCTCTTATGAAAGCTGGATTTGAAGTTCTTGTGGAAGCAGGCTATGAACCAGAAAGTGCTTATTTTGAATGTATCCATGAAATGAAGCTGATCGTTGACCTGATTAACGAAAGCGGTTTTGCAGGAATGAGATATTCCATTTCTAATACTGCAGAATATGGTGATTATATTACAGGACCTAAGATTATTACAGAAGACACCAAGAATGCAATGAGAAAAGTTCTCAGCGATATTCAGGACGGAACCTTTGCTCGTAACTGGTTACTTGAGAACCAGATTGGATGTACCAACTTTAATGCAAAGAGAAGAATTGAATCAGAGCATCAGTTAGAAAAGGTTGGAGCAGAGCTTCGTAACATGATGAGCTGGACAAAGAAGAGTAAGTTAATCGAGAATTAA
- a CDS encoding glycosyltransferase family 2 protein, giving the protein MKENIQRQEDKAESGDIDCKYTVDVIIPTYHSDDKLDKLLIKLYQQTIKPNRVIILHTEEYQGQEQKIPDIEGSNIEIIPINKKEYDHGGTRKYGASLSDADIILFMTQDAVPADHLLIENLLEPYSDPMVAASYARQLPDEKADLLERYTRYFNYPKHSRIKTLEDLPELGIKTFFCSDVCASYRNKVYREMGGFVDKTIFNEDMIMAAGMIRANYKVAYAANAKVIHSHKYTYVQQFTRNFDLGVSHNQYAEVLHGVKSESEGIKLVRKTMQYLIQKKKYYLIPDLIISSAFKFIGYQMGLRYDLLPRNIILRCSMNKSYWK; this is encoded by the coding sequence ATGAAAGAGAATATTCAGAGACAGGAAGATAAAGCAGAGAGCGGAGACATCGACTGCAAATATACGGTGGATGTTATTATTCCGACCTATCATTCTGATGATAAGCTGGACAAGCTGCTGATAAAATTATATCAACAAACAATAAAGCCCAATCGGGTTATTATATTACACACAGAAGAGTATCAGGGACAGGAGCAGAAGATACCTGATATAGAGGGAAGTAATATTGAGATCATTCCTATTAATAAAAAAGAATATGATCATGGTGGTACTAGAAAATATGGAGCTTCCTTATCGGACGCGGATATTATTCTGTTTATGACTCAGGATGCAGTTCCGGCTGATCATTTACTGATTGAGAATCTTTTAGAACCCTACTCAGATCCGATGGTAGCAGCCTCCTATGCAAGACAGCTCCCGGACGAGAAAGCTGATTTGCTAGAGCGCTATACAAGGTATTTTAATTATCCGAAGCATAGCAGGATTAAAACGCTTGAGGACCTGCCCGAGCTTGGCATCAAGACCTTCTTCTGTTCCGATGTATGTGCCTCTTACCGTAATAAGGTGTATCGTGAAATGGGTGGTTTTGTAGATAAGACAATATTTAATGAGGACATGATTATGGCAGCAGGGATGATTCGAGCCAATTACAAGGTGGCGTATGCTGCCAATGCAAAGGTGATTCATTCCCATAAATATACGTATGTACAACAATTTACTCGGAACTTTGACCTTGGAGTATCCCATAATCAATACGCAGAGGTACTCCATGGTGTAAAATCGGAATCAGAAGGAATTAAATTAGTCAGGAAAACCATGCAGTATTTAATTCAAAAAAAGAAATATTATCTAATACCGGACCTGATTATCAGCAGCGCATTTAAATTTATCGGATACCAGATGGGACTCCGTTATGATTTATTGCCCCGTAATATAATACTGCGCTGTAGCATGAATAAATCCTATTGGAAATAA
- a CDS encoding diaminopimelate dehydrogenase: protein MSKIRIGIVGYGNLGKGAELGIRQNEDMVLAGVFTRRDPSKIKLMTEGAKAYRIEDAKNMTDQIDVMILCSGSMSDLPEQGPFFAASFNTVDGFDTHAKIPQYYDAMDKEAKAAGKVCVISSGWDPGMFSLNRLYAEAILPQGHNYTFWGKGVSQGHSDAIRRVEGVVNAKQYTIPIESALERIRQGETPEFTTREKHRRECYVVAAEGADKSKIEHEIKTMPNYFADYDTEVHFITQEEFDKNHGGLAHGGFVLQSGKTGLNNENNHLIEYRIKLDSNADFTANVLLAYARAAYRMNKEGCSGAKTVFDIAPAYLSMKSGEQLRKEML, encoded by the coding sequence ATGAGCAAAATCAGAATTGGAATTGTTGGCTATGGTAATTTAGGTAAAGGTGCTGAATTAGGAATTAGACAGAATGAGGATATGGTTCTAGCAGGTGTATTTACAAGAAGAGATCCGTCCAAAATCAAACTCATGACAGAGGGAGCAAAGGCATATCGAATCGAGGATGCGAAAAACATGACCGATCAAATTGATGTCATGATCCTATGTAGTGGAAGTATGTCGGATTTGCCGGAACAGGGACCTTTTTTTGCAGCCTCTTTTAATACCGTGGATGGCTTTGATACCCATGCAAAGATTCCGCAATATTATGATGCTATGGATAAAGAGGCTAAGGCAGCTGGCAAGGTATGCGTTATTTCCTCAGGATGGGATCCCGGAATGTTTTCATTGAATCGATTATATGCAGAAGCAATCCTGCCTCAGGGTCATAATTATACTTTCTGGGGAAAGGGAGTGAGCCAGGGACATTCCGATGCGATCCGTAGAGTAGAGGGCGTAGTAAATGCAAAACAGTACACAATTCCCATTGAAAGTGCTCTGGAGAGAATCCGTCAGGGAGAAACTCCTGAGTTTACTACCAGAGAGAAGCATAGAAGAGAATGCTACGTTGTAGCTGCAGAAGGAGCAGATAAATCAAAAATTGAACATGAGATAAAGACCATGCCAAACTACTTCGCTGATTATGACACAGAAGTTCATTTCATAACTCAGGAGGAATTTGATAAGAACCATGGAGGCTTAGCTCATGGAGGCTTTGTATTACAAAGCGGTAAAACAGGTCTGAATAACGAGAATAATCATCTGATCGAATACCGAATTAAGTTGGATTCTAATGCGGATTTTACAGCTAATGTATTATTAGCCTATGCAAGAGCAGCGTATCGAATGAACAAGGAAGGATGCTCCGGTGCTAAGACAGTATTTGATATTGCACCGGCTTATTTATCCATGAAATCCGGAGAGCAGTTACGGAAAGAAATGTTATAA
- a CDS encoding helix-turn-helix domain-containing protein, translated as MILVNLDVMMAKRKMGLTELAEQVDITMANLSILKNNKAKAVRFSTLEAICKALKCQPGDILEYVEDEEIIEGG; from the coding sequence ATGATTCTGGTAAATTTGGATGTAATGATGGCAAAGAGAAAGATGGGCTTAACCGAACTAGCCGAGCAGGTAGATATTACGATGGCAAACCTCTCCATACTGAAGAACAACAAAGCAAAAGCAGTACGTTTTAGTACATTAGAAGCAATCTGTAAAGCTTTAAAGTGTCAACCCGGTGATATATTGGAATACGTAGAGGATGAAGAAATAATTGAAGGAGGTTGA
- a CDS encoding DUF4153 domain-containing protein codes for MEQLNNGHPTVQDDRMVVAGTSEKEVVSPLLSKLRLKFGVFGGISLIFGTFFTLLFYKAQIGINVLLYSLVLLILLTIAFKELEVPRRKGAAMFYIGILLFGLSTFLTASVILQFLNVVAIMILFDLLLLYQLYDMKPWDFTKHLLKMLGLIFQSIAAIGMPFVDSVHFSKKSKFFKNEKVINVVIGVVIAIPMLIIILLLLSNADLLFGKMTERMMDTLFSSNIITIIMMTLFGFIACYCILCGAASGVQSRVSKEGKKASASIAITAISLIGFVYVLFCGIQIAYLFTSGIFVLPEEFTFAEYARRGFFELLAVTIINIIIILICTNMFEDNKLLRYILTMITLCTYIMIASATYRMLLYIDAYHLTFLRLFVLLALLIDAFVLAGVIISVYRKIFPLFHYCVAVVAIFYLAFSFAKPDYHIAAYLRDHEEVLDVEDLIYLTMNLSSDAAPVVVPLITETGEWNNEVVYEDEYSNEYYYEYQEPGLYINRYYDRIKERTENRGIRDFNVSDYIAYKYVQESDK; via the coding sequence ATGGAACAATTGAATAATGGTCATCCTACAGTTCAGGATGATAGAATGGTAGTTGCAGGCACTTCAGAAAAAGAAGTGGTTTCGCCACTGCTTAGTAAACTGCGCTTAAAATTCGGAGTGTTTGGAGGAATAAGTCTTATCTTTGGTACTTTTTTTACGCTTCTCTTTTATAAAGCACAGATAGGAATTAATGTACTGTTATATTCATTGGTGTTACTAATACTACTGACCATCGCATTTAAAGAACTTGAGGTTCCTCGTAGAAAGGGAGCAGCCATGTTCTATATTGGAATTCTGCTATTTGGCTTATCTACCTTTCTAACTGCCAGTGTTATTTTGCAATTTCTAAATGTAGTAGCGATTATGATTTTGTTCGACCTGCTTCTTCTGTATCAGCTATATGATATGAAGCCTTGGGATTTTACGAAGCATTTATTAAAGATGCTCGGACTCATTTTTCAAAGCATTGCAGCAATCGGTATGCCCTTTGTCGATAGCGTGCATTTTAGTAAAAAATCAAAGTTCTTTAAGAATGAGAAGGTAATCAATGTAGTGATCGGAGTCGTCATTGCGATTCCGATGTTGATAATCATTCTGTTACTGCTGTCCAACGCAGACTTACTTTTTGGAAAAATGACGGAGAGGATGATGGATACACTGTTTTCCTCCAATATCATAACTATTATTATGATGACACTCTTTGGTTTCATTGCTTGTTATTGTATATTATGCGGAGCAGCATCAGGTGTTCAAAGCAGAGTCAGCAAGGAAGGAAAAAAGGCCAGTGCTTCCATAGCAATTACGGCAATTTCATTAATCGGTTTCGTATATGTCTTATTTTGCGGAATTCAGATAGCTTACCTGTTTACCAGTGGTATATTCGTTCTTCCGGAAGAATTCACTTTTGCAGAGTATGCCAGAAGAGGATTTTTTGAATTATTAGCCGTAACAATTATCAACATAATCATAATACTGATTTGTACGAATATGTTTGAGGATAACAAGCTTCTTCGGTATATTTTAACGATGATAACTTTATGCACTTATATCATGATTGCCTCTGCAACCTATCGTATGCTCCTATATATTGATGCTTATCACCTAACCTTTTTGCGATTGTTTGTACTTCTGGCATTGCTGATTGATGCTTTTGTATTAGCGGGTGTGATTATATCCGTATATCGCAAGATATTTCCACTGTTTCATTATTGCGTGGCAGTTGTTGCAATCTTTTATCTGGCATTTTCCTTCGCAAAACCGGATTATCATATCGCTGCCTATCTACGGGATCATGAAGAAGTATTGGATGTTGAGGATTTGATCTACCTTACTATGAATCTGTCATCGGATGCTGCTCCTGTGGTTGTACCCTTGATTACTGAGACTGGTGAATGGAACAATGAAGTAGTTTATGAAGATGAATACAGTAATGAGTATTACTATGAATACCAAGAGCCAGGTTTATATATCAACAGATATTATGATAGGATAAAAGAGCGAACAGAAAACCGGGGAATTCGGGATTTCAACGTATCTGATTATATTGCTTATAAATATGTTCAAGAAAGTGATAAATAA